The Coffea arabica cultivar ET-39 chromosome 1e, Coffea Arabica ET-39 HiFi, whole genome shotgun sequence genome has a window encoding:
- the LOC113705902 gene encoding limonoid 7-O-acetyltransferse-like: protein MDIEIISKEEIKPASPTPPELRTFKFSILDQLTRDSYTNILFFFSPRKQQGTYLNDVISQRSRCLKESLSKTLVPFYPLAGKIKDNLHIECNDDGVYYVETQTNIGLLDFLRKPENEFMNQLCPFHPDSTELLSKSYPIMVQVNMFYCGGIAICLSASHKIFDGLSVSTFMQTWAATARESTVQINPSFISSSLFPPILDMYQDSPPVVSKPQKNEPKYATSRFVFDSSALAALKSKAATSTSSAKPSSAKAVMGLLWKSAIAAWKVRSVLFIPVNLRTKVSPPLSPHSLGNIIWLARAKCCDNPKLELELLVNKISNSIGTMNADFVESINGENGIALKDFHEVFYDPNSMAECIYISSIRKTGFYEADFGWGKPIWTCIARGNRDLHGLGNIAHLIETKSGDGIEALVTMKEEYMATLEKNQELLHYASLNPSPLDSS from the coding sequence ATGGACATAGAAATTATCTCCAAAGAAGAAATCAAGCCAGCATCTCCAACTCCCCCTGAGTTGAGAACCTTTAAGTTTTCAATCTTGGATCAACTTACTCGTGACTCTTATACAAATATATTGTTCTTTTTCTCCCCAAGAAAACAACAAGGCACTTATCTCAACGATGTTATTTCCCAAAGAAGTCGATGTCTAAAGGAATCACTATCAAAAACCTTAGTACCCTTCTATCCACTAGCAGGAAAAATCAAAGATAATTTGCATATTGAGTGTAATGATGATGGAGTTTACTACGTCGAAACTCAAACCAATATTGGACTGTTAGATTTTCTGAGGAAGCCTGAAAATGAGTTCATGAACCAGCTATGTCCATTTCATCCAGATTCCACGGAATTATTGTCAAAAAGTTATCCTATCATGGTTCAAGTAAACATGTTTTACTGTGGTGGTATTGCCATTTGCTTAAGTGCTTCCCACAAGATTTTTGATGGTCTCTCAGTTTCTACATTCATGCAAACTTGGGCAGCTACAGCACGCGAATCAACGGTACAAATAAATCCCAGTTTTATTTCATCTTCCTTATTTCCTCCCATTTTGGATATGTACCAAGATTCACCTCCTGTGGTCTCCAAACCACAAAAGAACGAGCCTAAATATGCTACAAGCAGATTTGTGTTCGATAGCTCGGCCTTGGCTGCTCTTAAATCCAAGGCAGCTACATCAACATCTTCCGCGAAACCAAGTTCAGCCAAGGCTGTTATGGGACTTCTATGGAAATCTGCCATAGCAGCTTGGAAAGTAAGGTCTGTTTTGTTTATCCCGGTGAATCTGAGGACAAAAGTTTCGCCCCCTTTATCACCTCATTCACTAGGAAATATCATCTGGTTGGCTCGTGCTAAATGTTGTGACAATCCTAAGCTAGAGCTGGAATTGCTGGTAAACAAGATCTCAAATTCCATTGGTACAATGAACGCTGATTTTGTTGAATCTATAAATGGTGAGAATGGGATAGCCTTAAAAGATTTCCATGAAGTGTTTTATGACCCTAATAGTATGGCTGAATGTATCTATATCAGCAGCATCCGCAAGACTGGTTTTTATGAGGCTGATTTTGGATGGGGAAAGCCCATATGGACATGCATTGCGCGTGGAAACAGAGATTTACACGGATTGGGAAATATTGCTCATCTGATCGAAACAAAATCTGGTGATGGGATTGAAGCATTGGTGACCATGAAAGAAGAGTACATGGCTACACTGGAGAAAAATCAGGAGCTTCTCCATTATGCTTCTTTAAATCCTAGCCCTCTTGATTCAAGCTAG
- the LOC113705868 gene encoding serine carboxypeptidase-like 2 isoform X1 — protein MGDIIPPMTLQRRCSYIEFAEELYPSVWSLKLLCLVPKTRDRPSSMEKLQVLLRHPIFCNLFLLLVYVQACSNLAMAGSIVKFLPGFEGPLPFELETGYIGVGESEDVQLFYAFIKSESNPQSDPLIIWLDGGPGCSSFIPLFFGIGPVILEPLSFDGTLPKLVLNPSTWTKVVSIIFLDSPVGTGFSYAKTAKASQSSDFQASDQAYEFIRKWLHDHPEYKSNPFYVSGISYGGIPVPILTQLISNGNEDGIEPRIDLKGYILGNPITKVSGILNYRVPFAYGMGLISDELYESLKVSCKGEYEIIDPSNAACSKNMQAYNELVRNIDDQQILIPVCPPLSREPNKLFTGGRSIIQMLYKKFEELDVRESTPVKCRMEWITLVDHWANNKSVQEALHVRRETIGQWVSCSDTLPYTENAGSVVPYHANLSTKGYRSLIYSGDHDLLAPHIETQAWIRSLHYPIIDDWRQWIHEGQVAGYTRTYANKMTFATVKGGGHVAYEFKPAECRIMLERWILHQPL, from the exons ATGGGAGATATTATACCTCCCATGACACTCCAACGGAGATGCTCGTATATAGAGTTCGCCGAAGAACTCTATCCAAGTGTCTGGAGTCTAAAGTTGCTCTGCCTGGTGCCCAAAACGAGAGATAGGCCAAGCTCTATGGAGAAGTTGCAGGTGCTCCTAAGGCATCCTATCTTCTGCAACCTGTTCTTGCTGCTAGTTTATGTTCAAGCATGTTCAAACCTTGCTATGGCTGGTTCCATAGTTAAGTTTCTTCCAGGATTTGAAGGACCCCTCCCCTTTGAACTCGAAACCGG GTATATTGGAGTTGGTGAATCAGAGGATGTGCAGCTCTTCTACGCTTTTATCAAGTCAGAGTCAAATCCTCAATCGGATCCTCTTATCATTTGGTTAGATGGAGGCCCTGGCTGCAGTTCATTTATTCCACTTTTCTTTGGGATAG GACCAGTAATTTTGGAGCCATTGTCGTTCGACGGCACTCTGCCCAAATTGGTATTAAATCCCTCTACTTGGACCAAG GTTGTAAGCATCATCTTTCTGGATTCGCCAGTTGGAACGGGTTTTTCTTATGCTAAGACTGCAAAAGCTTCTCAATCTTCAGATTTTCAAGCCTCTGATCAAGCTTATGAATTTATCAGGAAG TGGCTACATGATCACCCAGAGTACAAGTCGAATCCATTCTATGTTAGTGGAATCTCATATGGGGGCATTCCTGTTCCAATATTAACTCAACTTATATCAAATG GAAATGAGGACGGCATTGAACCACGTATTGATCTTAAG GGATACATACTTGGAAATCCAATAACGAAGGTTTCAGGAATTCTGAACTATAGGGTTCCGTTTGCTTATGGGATGGGGCTGATTTCTGATGAACTCTATGAG TCCTTGAAGGTTAGCTGTAAAGGGGAATATGAAATCATAGATCCCAGTAATGCAGCGTGTTCGAAAAATATGCAGGCATACAATGAG TTGGTTCGTAATATTGACGATCAACAGATCTTGATTCCCGTATGCCCTCCCCTTTCACGAGAGCCAAATAAATTATTTACTGGTGGGAGATCCATTATACAAATGTTGTATAAGAAGTTTGAAGAGCTAGACGTTCGGGAATCTACTCCAGTCAAATGTCGA ATGGAATGGATTACGCTTGTTGATCACTGGGCTAACAACAAGAGCGTCCAAGAGGCCCTCCATGTGCGAAGG GAAACTATCGGACAGTGGGTAAGCTGCAGCGATACCTTGCCATACACAGAAAATGCAGGGAGTGTTGTACCATATCATGCAAACCTTAGCACTAAAGGTTATAGATCCCTTATATACAG TGGTGACCATGATCTGTTGGCCCCGCACATTGAAACTCAAGCGTGGATAAGATCTCTACATTACCCAATTATTGACGATTGGAGACAGTGGATTCATGAAGGCCAAGTTGCCGG TTACACAAGGACCTACGCAAATAAGATGACATTTGCAACAGTGAAG GGAGGAGGCCATGTTGCTTATGAGTTCAAGCCTGCCGAATGCAGAATTATGCTTGAGAGATGGATATTGCATCAGCCTCTCTAA
- the LOC113705868 gene encoding serine carboxypeptidase-like 2 isoform X2 codes for MGDIIPPMTLQRRCSYIEFAEELYPSVWSLKLLCLVPKTRDRPSSMEKLQVLLRHPIFCNLFLLLVYVQACSNLAMAGSIVKFLPGFEGPLPFELETGYIGVGESEDVQLFYAFIKSESNPQSDPLIIWLDGGPGCSSFIPLFFGIGPVILEPLSFDGTLPKLVLNPSTWTKWLHDHPEYKSNPFYVSGISYGGIPVPILTQLISNGNEDGIEPRIDLKGYILGNPITKVSGILNYRVPFAYGMGLISDELYESLKVSCKGEYEIIDPSNAACSKNMQAYNELVRNIDDQQILIPVCPPLSREPNKLFTGGRSIIQMLYKKFEELDVRESTPVKCRMEWITLVDHWANNKSVQEALHVRRETIGQWVSCSDTLPYTENAGSVVPYHANLSTKGYRSLIYSGDHDLLAPHIETQAWIRSLHYPIIDDWRQWIHEGQVAGYTRTYANKMTFATVKGGGHVAYEFKPAECRIMLERWILHQPL; via the exons ATGGGAGATATTATACCTCCCATGACACTCCAACGGAGATGCTCGTATATAGAGTTCGCCGAAGAACTCTATCCAAGTGTCTGGAGTCTAAAGTTGCTCTGCCTGGTGCCCAAAACGAGAGATAGGCCAAGCTCTATGGAGAAGTTGCAGGTGCTCCTAAGGCATCCTATCTTCTGCAACCTGTTCTTGCTGCTAGTTTATGTTCAAGCATGTTCAAACCTTGCTATGGCTGGTTCCATAGTTAAGTTTCTTCCAGGATTTGAAGGACCCCTCCCCTTTGAACTCGAAACCGG GTATATTGGAGTTGGTGAATCAGAGGATGTGCAGCTCTTCTACGCTTTTATCAAGTCAGAGTCAAATCCTCAATCGGATCCTCTTATCATTTGGTTAGATGGAGGCCCTGGCTGCAGTTCATTTATTCCACTTTTCTTTGGGATAG GACCAGTAATTTTGGAGCCATTGTCGTTCGACGGCACTCTGCCCAAATTGGTATTAAATCCCTCTACTTGGACCAAG TGGCTACATGATCACCCAGAGTACAAGTCGAATCCATTCTATGTTAGTGGAATCTCATATGGGGGCATTCCTGTTCCAATATTAACTCAACTTATATCAAATG GAAATGAGGACGGCATTGAACCACGTATTGATCTTAAG GGATACATACTTGGAAATCCAATAACGAAGGTTTCAGGAATTCTGAACTATAGGGTTCCGTTTGCTTATGGGATGGGGCTGATTTCTGATGAACTCTATGAG TCCTTGAAGGTTAGCTGTAAAGGGGAATATGAAATCATAGATCCCAGTAATGCAGCGTGTTCGAAAAATATGCAGGCATACAATGAG TTGGTTCGTAATATTGACGATCAACAGATCTTGATTCCCGTATGCCCTCCCCTTTCACGAGAGCCAAATAAATTATTTACTGGTGGGAGATCCATTATACAAATGTTGTATAAGAAGTTTGAAGAGCTAGACGTTCGGGAATCTACTCCAGTCAAATGTCGA ATGGAATGGATTACGCTTGTTGATCACTGGGCTAACAACAAGAGCGTCCAAGAGGCCCTCCATGTGCGAAGG GAAACTATCGGACAGTGGGTAAGCTGCAGCGATACCTTGCCATACACAGAAAATGCAGGGAGTGTTGTACCATATCATGCAAACCTTAGCACTAAAGGTTATAGATCCCTTATATACAG TGGTGACCATGATCTGTTGGCCCCGCACATTGAAACTCAAGCGTGGATAAGATCTCTACATTACCCAATTATTGACGATTGGAGACAGTGGATTCATGAAGGCCAAGTTGCCGG TTACACAAGGACCTACGCAAATAAGATGACATTTGCAACAGTGAAG GGAGGAGGCCATGTTGCTTATGAGTTCAAGCCTGCCGAATGCAGAATTATGCTTGAGAGATGGATATTGCATCAGCCTCTCTAA